The region CACATGGAGAACGGGGCGCGCTTCCGGCACACGGCCCGTTTCCGCCGCTGGCGCCCGGACCGTACGGCCGACAGCTGCACGTACGACCAACTGGAGGAGCCGGTGGGGTACGACCTCGCGGAGATTCTCGGGCCGCAGGACTGAGGTCACCCTTGGACCACCTCCTCCGTGGGCCGTTCGGCCCCTATAACACGCGCGATCAGAACCGATCGGGTATGGCCACCAATGACCGGATAAGCGCACAATCGTAGACACGGACTTGGTGGCGACGGTGGGTATGCGACAGATGACGCGAACGACACGGACGTGGCGGCACGGAACGGTCGCGGCGGCGCTGGTGGCCGCCACCGTGACGGCCTCTCTGATGGCCGGCTGCACGAGCGGTGGCCGCCCCTCCGACGACGGACGCGGGCAGACCCACAGCCGGAGCGAGGAGCCCGACCACCCCGAATCGCACGCTCCGGCGAGCGCCGGCCCAGTACTCGCCGTGAAGATCGACAACGTCCCGGGGGCCCGCCCCCAGACCGGCCTGGAGGCGGCGGACATCGTGTACGCCGAGCAGGTCGAGGGCGGCCTGAGCCGGCTGATGGCGATCTACGCGACCCGGCTGCCGGAGGCCGTCGGGCCGGTGCGCAGCGCACGCGAGTCCGATCTGGAGCTGCTGGGTCAGTTCGACAAGCCGACGCTCGCCTTCTCCGGGGCCCAGCGCAAGCTGCTGCCGCTGATCGACCGGGCGCCACTGACGGCCGAGCCCCCGGAGTCGGCGGCTTCCGGCGCCTACTACCGGGGCACAGACAGGGCGGCGCCGCACAACCTGTATCTGCGGCCGCAGAAGCTGGTCGGCACCGCCCCCGGAGCGGACGCGCTGACCACCGGCTTCCGCTACGGCGCCGCGCCCGAGGGCGGCGCCCCGGAGAAGTCGCGCACCGTCCGCTTCCCGTCGGCGCGCTTCACGTTCACCTGGTCCGCGGAGCGGCACGGCTGGCTGGTGTCGATGGACGGCACCCCGACCGTCGCGGGCGACGGCAAGCGGATCGCCGCCCCGACGGTCGTCGTGCAGTACGTGAA is a window of Streptomyces sp. B21-083 DNA encoding:
- a CDS encoding DUF3048 domain-containing protein, producing the protein MTRTTRTWRHGTVAAALVAATVTASLMAGCTSGGRPSDDGRGQTHSRSEEPDHPESHAPASAGPVLAVKIDNVPGARPQTGLEAADIVYAEQVEGGLSRLMAIYATRLPEAVGPVRSARESDLELLGQFDKPTLAFSGAQRKLLPLIDRAPLTAEPPESAASGAYYRGTDRAAPHNLYLRPQKLVGTAPGADALTTGFRYGAAPEGGAPEKSRTVRFPSARFTFTWSAERHGWLVSMDGTPTVAGDGKRIAAPTVVVQYVKVRESRFHDVLGNNSPYTQSVGSGRAQVLRDGRAFDVKWRRAAAPDGTDFTTAAGTPVNFAKGQVWVLFARA